AGACAGTGGAGCTAGATATTGGATTCAAAGAAAGCTTAGTGGTAGTCTCTTGCACTTCTTTTGTTGGATGAGGGTCAATTAAAAAGTCACTGTTTGAATTTTCAGTTTTAGTATCATCCCATTGTAATAGCAAGAGAAGTTTATTAAGACAATTGTGTGTAGGTGAGTACTTGTCATCATAAGTAAAACACAACCCTTTTGCTTTTCTGACCTGCATTTCTTGGAAATCCATTCTTTTAAATGTAGGAGATTGATTGTAAGCCAATGTTCCAGAATTTGGTAGTGTAGATCCATTTGGAGTTGAATTTACGGCAGGATAGGTTTTCACCTTAGTATCTGGAATAAAAACATTCTTAGGCACCGTAGATTTGCGGCCCAACTGAAGTTTCTCCTAGAAAAGTTTAGCTAAGGTCGCTGCCTTGTCAAGTTCATCTGGATTCCATGGAATTATTTTTGCCTGTAACTCATTCTTTAAGCCACTGGCAAAGCAGTCTAGTAAATCTTGTTTAGGTACCCCATGCACTCAATTAGCCAAGGCTGTAAAATGATCATAAAATTGAGCAACAATACCTTCTTGAGTTAACTTGAATAAAGAGTATCTTGGATAGTCAAAAACTGAAGGACCGTAAGTACGTTCCAATGATTTTGTCAAATTCTGCCAAGAAGTGAGTATGCCTGCCTTTTGCATCCTTTGAAACCATGGGACAACTGGCCCACCAAAATGTACTGAGGCAATCTTCAAACGATTATCATCTGGTACTCCATAATAGTCAAAGAATTGTTCTGTTTGAAATACCCACTGCAAAGCATCACCTCCTGCAAATCTTGGAAAATCAATCTTAATATTTTTCACAGAATAATTGCCCAGTGAAGGATGAACTGGTTCATGAGAAAATCCTCAATTAATGTAGGTGTTGTTGAATTCTCTTCAGTTGTTTTCAGAATTTGATTAGATTTAATCATTTGAGATATTCTAGCTATGGATTGTTGAATTAATTGCAAATTAGTCAAGGATTGCTcaattgttttgaatatttgCTCATTATGCTCCATCAACATGAACAGTGTTTCCACTTTAGCTTGTAAATCCTTCATACGAGTGTTGTAAGCCATGGAATGAGGAGGACAACGAAAGCACCAATTTGTAATGAATAATTCTCCAAAGAACAATGAATTCAATTCAACAATCATGTACAGGTATGTATAGTGTACAAGGTCTATACTcaggatatacatacacatatatacatgtatctaacaAGGATGACCAAATAATATCAACTGTTGAATTAATTCAACTAATATCCACTATGtgattcaattaattaataatttgcaCTGAACTTAAGTCACAAGTATCAAGTCTTTCTTTCGTCAAGGTCTCAGACCTCCATTCATTCACCACAGTTTATTATTAGTACTCATAGATCAATAGATTCAGAAAACATCCAAGAGAAATTAAAGGCAGAATTAGCCAAGTTGAGATGAGAACAATTTCACCCAAACTACAATTATTGGCAGAACAAACACTGAAGAAGATaaccaagaagaacaaaaagaaattagGTGACTAGCACCTCCTTGTTCCCAAATCCCTTGAGAGAAAGCAGGGCCTTTAATCCTCCAAAACCAACTTgccttttcctttctctttgcCAGCCTTTATGTTCTGTTTTACTGCCAATATAATGTACTTGCGGAGCCTGGAGCTTATCCTTCTCTGGGGTTTACCTCTTCTACACGTGGCACCATCCTTGCTTTCTCTCCActaattaatttcttctttttcatttcctgAAATTGATCTGCCCATGGGTTGATTTGCCATTGTTGCTCCTGATTTGGACCTGTGCCACACGACCTTTGatcattttctcttttgttgATCAATTTGACTAGTGGCCTAGCATTGAGCCAAATGAATGgttttttattcatcatcctTGCATGATCTTCAATTTTGTTAATTTCGATTCTTACTACTCATgacatttattttcttttattttctttttttttaatttcttgtaaTAATCTTTTAATGGTAAATAAATATTCACTAAGGCCAGAAAAACAATAGTAGAGCAAATTCAACCGTAAGAAATAGTTGTTTATAAACTCTTTCTACTTACTTTGATTACTATTAATTATCTATTaattgaatgtttattttccTAAACATTTAACTCGCAAGAACCCTCAAAATAAACATAGTTAAAATAAACCCTTCATACTTCATGCACACATTTTGTTCTGAGATTTAACTGTCAGATTATTTGAAAAGGTTGATGTGGGTGGATGAGAATGCTATACCATCTATCTCCACTCAAATATAATCCAAACTTAGTTCTCTCATCTCCATCCTTCATCTTTCCTTATCCCAATTCATATATATTGCCATCCCAATCAAAAGGATATGTGGAAATACAAACATCATCACAACAATGAATTGTTCTGTCCTGTATATTCATCACACTTAAAAAGATTTCTCCAAATAAATACATGCCACTCTCTCTTAAATGGATCAGAAATTTAGaatatatttttctctcttgttgAATGTGAAAGACAACTacatttcagaattttttttattaaaataactaaatcatattatcattaaaaaaaaaaaatcaaaattgccTAAAATAAGAAATGTGAATGAAGAAACATTCGGCGAATATCAATAATGATGTTTATATAACTCTCTAACCATAACAATCCTACAGCTTTGAACAAGAGATTTTAGAATGAGTACCAAAGTTAAAAGTCAGCAATACAAAGTACTGCATTGATCTTATGGTTTCATCTTCCAAATGATACAACAATTCTCAACCAATTTTATAGAtaatttcaatgaaaaccttacaacatttacaatcaCAATATTTCAATCAACCCGATCGCTGTGATGAATAAACTTGTGCTTTGCAGGTAAGCACATTGTCAAAGCTGAATATGATACAATGTATTcgtgatacatatatatacttcaaataCTCAAACAAtatgatatattaatattacaTGCTGCCGTTCAGTTACTTGTTCCAATACAAGGCCAataagcattgatttttcaggAATTAAGTCTTTacttaataaaatgaaaaatacagtTACAACAGTGTGCGCAAGGTACAGAAGAAAGCAAATCTTGACAAGAGATATATTCATGTTAACCAGGACCAACTTTCGAAATGTCATAGTGTTCGCTAAGATTTGCCAAGTATTGGTTGAATTCCTGGATTCGATCACGATGTGATTTGTTGGCTGTCTTTGATAACCGGCGGAGTTCTAATTTTTTCCACTGGTGTCAAGTAATCGTCATGCATCTGCTGATAATCTTCATCTTCCAACCTGTTCTCATTTGGATCAGATGATATTCCACCTAAAAAAGTGAACCCCGTTAAAATAATTGAAGAGgaaacaaaattaacataagTGAATGCAACACAATCAAATTTCTAAGACCACACTTTGTAGGCATCTAATATCaaacaagcaaagaaaaggAACCTGATTGAATTTCTTGATCATAATGATGcttatgtttcttcttcttgttcttcttcaacaGCCCTTCCTTAACTGTTAAAGCTTTCCCTTTGAGCCTCAGCTTCCCACCAACAACATTCTCATGCCCAGACATTTGCTCACTGAACAAagaatttgattttcatttgatAAGCATAAAAAGGTTCAGAATAAGTAtacttcattttcatttataagAGAACGCAACAACATGTATTTCGTGGGAAATTAATTCATAAACTTGAAAGCATACATCTAAAATCAAAGTTGAGTCGTGTTTCATTTTTACATTGGCAATCACTAAATTTTTACCCAATAATCAAGTGTAGAAATTCTCTTCAATAATTAGAAGAAAATGTAATGTATGTGTTCTTACAGCATTTTTCAGTTATAAAAAGCTACAAGTGCTTTTTCTTGTAATGAAAACAACTGAATAACAATTCACAAGCCTGATCTGAGAAACTGATAAATGAAAGCTTAGCATGCACTACGCATAAGCTAAGAATTCTACAGATCTTCGTACAACATTCTAACCCAAAAGTTTCAACACCAGATCAGTATGACAGCACTGAAGCATGAACTGTGAAATGCAGTTAGAGGGCAGCAATCTCTTCAGCCATGTCTCATTCAAAAACCTTGTCAATTAACTTAGAAGTCTCTCCAGCTAGACAAAGAACCACTAACAAGGCtattataaatatcttttgTGAACAAGAACAAAGTTGACAAAAGTTAAAATCAGAAATAATACCATGAACAATAGATAAGTCTGAAGTAGGCCTATTCATTTTGGACCTCTAACTCAAAATCTGCTGAAATTCTTTAGGAGAAGaaaggataattttatttttcaattgtatacatagaagaaggaaatatacATTCTTTTATAGACACACACAAGTGAAGAAATAACTTTACAGCTATTAAAAGATGTCacatctatataatatatatagctgTCAATCTAACCCAGAAAATCAGGCACAACTCATGGTTGTTTGATTCATGAAATCAGCCAACATAATTCCTGAAAAACAGGTAGCAGTTCCCTGAAAACCAGTGATTCTCTGTACATAAATCTGATCTTGAATAGTTTTCcacactccccctcaagctaGGTTGTAGATATCAAACATACCAAGCTTGGATTTTAATTCATCAAACAATTTCCGTGGAACTGCCTTAGTTAAGATATCTGCAATCTGATGACTTGTGCGAACAAAATTTAGTGATATTAACCCAGATTCAATCTTTTCCTTAATAAAGTGTCGATCAATTTCAACATGTTTTGTTCTCGTCATGTTGCACTCGGGTTTTTGGCAATGCTAATAGTCGACTGATTGTCACACAAGGTGTTTATTGATTGTAAATCTTGAAATACCAGCTCagatattattctttttagCCACATCCCTTCACAGATCCCTAATGCCAAGGCTCTGAATTCAGCTTCGCGACTACTCCCGAGCCACCACCGACTCGCTTTCTTACTCTCCAAGTGACCAAATTTCCCCAAACAAAGGTGCAAGATCCTCGATGTAGATCTTCTATCGCTTATAGACCCAGCCTCAACTGCGATCAAGAAAAACAGAGACCGCTTTTATTTGTCTGTTTTTTGAACAACAATCCTTAACCAGTGACATTTTGAGGTACCTTAGAATTTCGTAGAGACTGCCTCCACGTGTTCTTCTGTAGGATTATTCATGAATTGGCTAACCAGACTAACAACCAAACATATATCTGGTCTTGTGtgggataaataaataagttttcctACTAATCGTTGATATCTTGCTTTATCAACGGGAGCACAATCTTCTCTCGCTTTCCCTAACTTAGAATTAGGATCCATGGGAGTATCGCAGTGTTTGCGCCTCAACATTCCTCGTATCCTTGAGGAGGTCTAATACATATTTTCTTTGAGAGATTGAGATACCTTTCCTTGATCTAGCAACTTCCATTCCAAGGAAGTACTTGAGTTTTCCTAGATCTttgatttcaaattcttttgccAAGAAATCTTTAAGCTTCTGGATTTCATCATAGTCATCCCCTGTTAAGAtaatgtcatcaacatagattATTAGTATTGCCCGCTTACCTGCAGGCGAAAAATTGACAAACATTGTATGATCTGTCTGACATTGTGTATACCCAAATGCCTTGACAACCTTAGTAAATTTGTCAAACCATGCCTTCGGAGATTGTTTCAGCCCATATAAGGATTTCTTGAGCTTACACACTTGATTTTTTGTTGATGAGGTTTCCAAACCAGGTGGTATCTCCATGTAGACTTCCTCTTCTAAGTCCCGTTGAGGAAGGCATTTTTCACATCCAATTGATAAAGTGGCCAGTCTAGATTGGATACGAGTGAAAACAGTACACGGATAGTATTCAACTTGGCCACCGGAGCAAAtgtttcaaaataatcaattccATATGATTGACTGAATCCCTTTGCCACCAATCTTGCTTTGAATCTATTAACACTCCCATCTGCATTATGCTTGACAGTGAAGACCC
This portion of the Dioscorea cayenensis subsp. rotundata cultivar TDr96_F1 chromosome 3, TDr96_F1_v2_PseudoChromosome.rev07_lg8_w22 25.fasta, whole genome shotgun sequence genome encodes:
- the LOC120257537 gene encoding uncharacterized protein LOC120257537 isoform X1 — encoded protein: MFEQMSGHENVVGGKLRLKGKALTVKEGLLKKNKKKKHKHHYDQEIQSGGISSDPNENRLEDEDYQQMHDDYLTPVEKIRTPPVIKDSQQITS
- the LOC120257537 gene encoding uncharacterized protein LOC120257537 isoform X2 encodes the protein MLEQMSGHENVVGGKLRLKGKALTVKEGLLKKNKKKKHKHHYDQEIQSGGISSDPNENRLEDEDYQQMHDDYLTPVEKIRTPPVIKDSQQITS
- the LOC120257537 gene encoding uncharacterized protein LOC120257537 isoform X3 translates to MSGHENVVGGKLRLKGKALTVKEGLLKKNKKKKHKHHYDQEIQSGGISSDPNENRLEDEDYQQMHDDYLTPVEKIRTPPVIKDSQQITS